Genomic window (Vibrio coralliirubri):
TTGCTAAGTTTATTGGAAAGTTAACATTTGAAAGCTGTATTTCGCCTGTATACCCTAAGGTTTCAAACTGCTTGGCAAGCACTCCTAAAAAACCAATGACATAATCACCAATCCATTTACGGCTCGAAATATCTCTATATCCATTCGGATACTTAAACATAATGTCGAGTTCACGCATCTCAATACAGACGGTTTTACCGGAGAAGTTATAGTAACCATATGCTCTGATACCGAACGATGAAAACTCTATCCATGGGTTTACTTTGTTTTTGACTCTATTCATGGCAATTCGACTTGCCAGTACTGTCGATACAGTATCATCAACAAATTCAAGTTCATTGATGATAGATTTCGTATCGCTCCAATCAAAAGAGTCCCCCAATAAAAGGAGATAGTTCACAGCATCATGAGATATACAATTTAGTCTGTTGTTTACTACTAACGCCAATACGGAACAATCCAAATGGATATCGGGGTTCAAGTGAGCACGAATAGCAGGTAAGTGAGGTTTCAACAAGAGCTCCAATGTTTCTAAGTCCTGCTTGTTTGGAATTGCCGAAAATTCGTTATTACTGTCGAGCATCGCTAGATCAGAGCTACTACATAGCTCTTTAAAATTGTCACAGCCATACATAAATGCGACAGCTTCTTTTGCAAAACTGAGCTTGATCTTTAAAGTTCTTGAAATGTACTTTGCGTGGGCCTCAGATTGGCTCACTGATGGGTATTTAAGCATGATTAAGCATCCTATTAAATTTACGGGCTCACGAACCGCAATAAAGATACAAAATCGATGAAGTGATAATTCACTTCGCGCTGCTTTCGCTTCATCCGTGAGCTGATAGGTCGCGCATAACCTATATCTGACTTTATTCAGTAACCGTTTTCGAGTCAATACAATCTGCATAGATTCAAATTAAAGTTAATAGGGTAAAGCGACCCTTTATCAAATTCGGATTCCGAATTCCTCCAAAACTAAACAACTAACACAAATCACTTCAGGCCACTTTTCGGCATAACCTCAACAGGTGGTACTTGGTGCCAAATAATGTCACTTGTGCCTGTATAGATTTTTGTTGTTTTAGCGTTCGCATGTGCCATTCGCTGGGTAGCACTCTGCCCTTGCTGTTCAATCATTCGAGCAGCGAGCCCTCGAATTTCATGATAGGTCGGCCTTAACGTTTTCTTTAGGTGGCTATAAAGCCCTAATGAGTCTCGAACCTTACTAAACTCTTTACTTATATTGTGGTGATGTACTTGGTAAAGATGGTCGGTCTCTTTGGAAATACCACGTTGCTGCTGTTTGGGTTTACGGTGAACGATATAAGGACAAATCAATCTCGATGTTTTAGAAAGATCGACAATGTCTTTAATCGTTTGAGTAACAGGAATGGCAACAGTGGAAGCATCGGACTTTTTAACCTTCTCTCGGTGAACATAAAGCATTCCATACACAGCATGCCCATCAACATACTCCACCTCTTTGTCAGGATTCCAAAGAATCCCACAAACACCTTCCCGTGGTTTGTATATCCGATAACGAAGCCTATAGATCTCCCTCACAGCATGAGTCGTCTCAAGTGTTAGGCTCATTGCTACCTTAAGAAACAGTGGCGCTGCATCGTAGACCTTTTGATAGTTTTCAATATCTAGGTCATGGCGAGCCTTTGTGTAATCTTCTCTGGTCAATCGACGCTGTTTTTTATTGAGAACAAAATTACTCTCAATAGCGCTTTCATCGGCAAGGTAGGAAAACACCTTTTTAAGGTTACTGATTTTATTGTTGAGCTGACGATTATTTAACTCTGAATAGTATTTCGAAAGGAACTCGTTGATGTGCTGTAACTTGATCGATTTGGTTGGCAACCGCCCCATGAACTCATCAAGGCGGTAACAGTCCCTCTCCAAATTTCGATAAACGTCTTTGGAAAGCCGTTCTTCTTTCTTCACACGAGACAACACTAATGGAAGCCAGTCTTTTAAAGGCCGATTGAATTTGTCCTTTCGACCTTTGGAGACAGCTTTGCGAAATGGGGTCATCTCAGAAAGGGAAAACGCGCTTCCTAGCTCAGGACGATATTGCAAGTTGTAAACATGCGCAGCTTGTATCGCTTCTTGCTCTACAGTCCCGATAGGAAATAGCTTCTTCACACCATCTACGGTCGTAAACCGAAATCGAGATTGCCCCCTATGGCTCATTTTCACCAAGAATGGAGGGTAATGAGCCGTTTCTTTGCTTCTAGCTCTACCAACCATTTATGACTCCAAGAATCTTAGAAGTTCACTCACCCTGTCTGCAGGGTTCCCTATCTCATCGTCAACACAGACTAAATATCGGCCCGTTGGCGTTCTAGTGCCCTCAAGCTTGCCGTGTTTAATCCAGTTTATGATGGTGGTATTGCATATCCCTGAATCAGGGTAAAACTCATCAATAAATTGTCTAGGTCTGATTTTACGCGTCGCCATATCGTTCTCCTTACCTTTCTCACTACATGAAAATTAAGATTTTTCATCTACTGGTAGAAAAACTATGCACGATTTTTTCAGTGACATTCTATTTGCGCAGCAATTAACAAAAAGAATTCCCGAAGCGTAAAATGATTCAACGAATCGATTTCAAGCCCACTTTAGGGTGGACTAATACAGTAGTACCAAGTTGCTAATCTATTGATTTTATTTGACTATTTCATTGGCCTTTTTAACCATTTTTTAGGCCAATTAGAGCTTAACCTCCAGCTCTAAATACATGAAATTCATATAAATCAATATCATACAGCTAAGATTACTACCAACATCGGGGTTTCACCGTTTTTGTGCCCTCAAAAACGTCGTAAACAGGTTATCGAATCCAAACTAAAGATACCTACCCACGTGCTCTACTTCTTTCAAAGCAATACCACGCGACATCATAAGCTTCTTGAGCGGTGATACCTCCTTCATCCATTGACTAGCCGATTCACCTACTCTCGAATTAGCTCTTTGCTCAGCCTTTTATACAATTCAAAAGCTTCTGTTTTAGATATCAAGTTTCCAAGAGCATATTGATACGCTAACTCAATGTCGTCGCTTTGATTAGGGTAATAACGCTTGGCTACTGCAGCGCATTGGTTCAAGTCGGTGTACCAACTTCCGTCTCGCTCAGCCACAAAATAATACGCTGCACGCACTAACTTCTTGCCAATCACCTTAGCGACATCCCCACCAGCCATTGTTTGAAAAGACGGGCTCATTTGCTCAAGAAAAGTAGACAAGTCGCCATTAAGCGCTTGGGCGATTTCAATACTGGGCTTGTATAGTGGGAACTCATTAGATAAATCATTCCCCCAAACACAACAGCAGCAATGCTTGATCCAAAAGTGCCAGTGATACTTTTCCGTGGGTTGCAGAACATCTCGCAGGAAGCCAGGATCGATATCAAGCTTGGTCACTTGCGGATATGATTTGGGAATGGTGTCAGAAAGTAGCTTAAATACTTCCTGCTCTCTCTGACCAATTGCCGTAGAAAGCACGATAGAAACATCCAAATCAGAGCGACCAATAATGGCAGTCCCTCTTGGCACGCTACCGTACAAGTAGATACCATCTATTTGTCCTGGGAGCTCTCTTGGCAGCGAATCAACGACTGCTGACACCACTTCTTGAAATTCAGGCGCAATGTTCTTTGGCGAATAAAGATTTTTAATAAATCCGTCTTTGTCGAGCCCTTTATCTAGCTTCTGTATGCCACTTTCCATCACTAAGCCTTTTTCCAATCAGATCGAACAACTGCCAACCTCACAGTATCCCACCACTTACCTTTGAAGAATCGATGATTCTCAAAGCGCGCTTCTTCTTTCATTCCCAGTGACTGACACAATTTGATTGCTGCCAAGTTCTTACTAATGGTTTCTGCATAAATCCGATGAACCCCTAGCTCTGAGAATCCAAAATTAGCGAGCGCTTCAGCCGCTTCTATAGAAAGCCCTTTTCCCTGAGTCTCCCTTGAGAAAGCGCAACCCATTGAAGCTTGTAGGTTGCCTTCAAGACGTAAACAAACGGTTCCAATAAACTTCCCTGAATCTTTGTTTTCAACCGCGAGCTGATAGGACTGGCGTGGTACTTCCAAAGCCTGATCAACAAACAACTGGGTTAGCTCTCGATATTTGTTAGGTTCACAATCACTTTCGTCATAGAAACGCTGATACTTTACGTCTTGAGACATGCCAACAAACGCAGGCTCATCTTGAGGCCTCATATCTCGAAGAATCAATCTGCTGGTTTCGAGTTTGAACATCAAATTTCCTTTTTCATGTTAAAACAAAACAAGGTGTCGCTTACTCGTATACTTTCCCATTATGCTTTAACCAACCATGAGCATGATGATTGCGAGGATCTTTGTGCGTCCAGTGCATTACGCCACCTTTCTTGTTCCATTCATATTCACCATAAAACTCAACTCGGTCGCCCTTTCCCAGGTCCTGAACACGAGGAGCTAAGTCAATATTATGTGCGACTAGCAAGGTTTGTCCGCTATCGAGTCGCAAAATGAATTTCTGATGTCGAGAGCCTTTATTATCATCAGGAAGTACTCGATACACCGTACCCGCTCCGCGCACCTGAACGTCGCTTTGATGATTTTCGTAAGCTTGCTTAAGTCGCGTATCATTCGCTTGAACATGATTGATGCCAAAGCTAAGCAGCACCAAAAGTAGAGCGCAAAATTGTTTCATTCCCTTCATTTCTTTCGTTTCCCATATCTGAGTGTTGATTTGGGATACTGACTGGGCATTCCCTCTTCTAACGATGCTTGTACTGAGTTGGACAATAACCTCTCGATACATCGGTATTACGCAACTTTACATGTTTAGTCGAGCGCCCAGAAACACGAGAGCGCCACAGCTTAAAACTGCAGAGCTTAAGATGACTGCGCATAAAACGAATCACTTGCGATTCATTCAAACCAAATTGCTGTTCTATTGCTTCAAACGGCGTTCTGTCTTCCCACGCCATTTCGATAATTCTTGATTCATTTTCTTTAGATAACATTGGGCATACTCTTCCTTTAAAAACTTGGAGAAGTACGCTCGTTCTAAATCTAAAGATCACAGGACAAACACTTTGAATTGAACGCGTTATAACGTTCAATAAACAACAGGCTAGCAGCTAGGCAATCATGGGGTTAAATAAGCTTGCGCGAACTCTCTAAGCACTCTTGCATTGTTGTGGTATTTGCTATCCCCGCACTTTATGCCATCCACTCTGATGTCCGGGCTAGAATAAGCGGGTATAACATATCGCTCATAAGACATCATAGTTCCTCTGTCAGCACAAATTGCGCCGAACGAATATTGAGGAGCTCTTGGATACGTTCCATAAATGTAACT
Coding sequences:
- a CDS encoding nucleotidyltransferase domain-containing protein — its product is MESGIQKLDKGLDKDGFIKNLYSPKNIAPEFQEVVSAVVDSLPRELPGQIDGIYLYGSVPRGTAIIGRSDLDVSIVLSTAIGQREQEVFKLLSDTIPKSYPQVTKLDIDPGFLRDVLQPTEKYHWHFWIKHCCCCVWGNDLSNEFPLYKPSIEIAQALNGDLSTFLEQMSPSFQTMAGGDVAKVIGKKLVRAAYYFVAERDGSWYTDLNQCAAVAKRYYPNQSDDIELAYQYALGNLISKTEAFELYKRLSKELIRE
- a CDS encoding integrase, with amino-acid sequence MVGRARSKETAHYPPFLVKMSHRGQSRFRFTTVDGVKKLFPIGTVEQEAIQAAHVYNLQYRPELGSAFSLSEMTPFRKAVSKGRKDKFNRPLKDWLPLVLSRVKKEERLSKDVYRNLERDCYRLDEFMGRLPTKSIKLQHINEFLSKYYSELNNRQLNNKISNLKKVFSYLADESAIESNFVLNKKQRRLTREDYTKARHDLDIENYQKVYDAAPLFLKVAMSLTLETTHAVREIYRLRYRIYKPREGVCGILWNPDKEVEYVDGHAVYGMLYVHREKVKKSDASTVAIPVTQTIKDIVDLSKTSRLICPYIVHRKPKQQQRGISKETDHLYQVHHHNISKEFSKVRDSLGLYSHLKKTLRPTYHEIRGLAARMIEQQGQSATQRMAHANAKTTKIYTGTSDIIWHQVPPVEVMPKSGLK
- a CDS encoding DUF3465 domain-containing protein; protein product: MKQFCALLLVLLSFGINHVQANDTRLKQAYENHQSDVQVRGAGTVYRVLPDDNKGSRHQKFILRLDSGQTLLVAHNIDLAPRVQDLGKGDRVEFYGEYEWNKKGGVMHWTHKDPRNHHAHGWLKHNGKVYE
- a CDS encoding GNAT family N-acetyltransferase; its protein translation is MFKLETSRLILRDMRPQDEPAFVGMSQDVKYQRFYDESDCEPNKYRELTQLFVDQALEVPRQSYQLAVENKDSGKFIGTVCLRLEGNLQASMGCAFSRETQGKGLSIEAAEALANFGFSELGVHRIYAETISKNLAAIKLCQSLGMKEEARFENHRFFKGKWWDTVRLAVVRSDWKKA
- a CDS encoding TIGR03643 family protein, coding for MLSKENESRIIEMAWEDRTPFEAIEQQFGLNESQVIRFMRSHLKLCSFKLWRSRVSGRSTKHVKLRNTDVSRGYCPTQYKHR